From Myxococcus stipitatus, the proteins below share one genomic window:
- a CDS encoding HEAT repeat domain-containing protein — MAQPQKTQDANAEGQLAPEVREKVEMARTFAFHLLKGIKQIGMYRHNEARFPEFLAKALESIAAYTDKFGPLSLKVEQQNLTLHNETLFSEDTPLPYKFFRDGIRQLIFRPGLSVEELVTFTLIALSEPERGAEDVLAQLWRAGMEHVEYVVVEGFSMENASEEEVQVEVDKVVGYLYSRLQTNSDDYLRFARVSAEDLDAKLDGVEQIRGLVVGGRHASDELKAKLQREVMEEEGSRLFPKLVSAVFQVVEGGVDDGNLLEEIFVQLLDMLLLQDDFGTINQIVLKLRALSQKDGALGRLLELFLHKMGEEQRLMRLGESLKGMRPKNPADVMRYLQSLDRDSVIPLLTVLETLEIPENRALVCDALAPFAREMPEPFVSRLLSDRPQTVRDMVYVLEKSNHPDRIKMFGQVLKSPNLVVKLEVIGIIGRGRTGEARRLIAEALTDPIAQVRMTAARMLPEFDRDKAFTDLMRLVRDPGFEKKSPDERMALYHAVGSTGTPAALSHMQQLLAVKPSLLNKKRVLEEKLLAINGLAGACSIQSYKMLQTVVEDRGQPVELLTAARKAMYQTRKTLFGDSALPEEA, encoded by the coding sequence ATGGCCCAGCCCCAGAAGACCCAGGATGCGAACGCGGAGGGCCAGCTGGCCCCCGAGGTCCGCGAGAAGGTGGAGATGGCGCGGACGTTCGCGTTCCACCTGCTCAAGGGCATCAAGCAGATCGGCATGTACCGCCACAACGAGGCCCGCTTCCCGGAGTTCCTCGCCAAGGCACTGGAGAGCATCGCGGCGTACACGGACAAGTTCGGGCCCCTGTCGTTGAAGGTCGAGCAGCAGAACCTGACGCTGCACAACGAGACGCTGTTCTCCGAGGACACGCCGCTCCCCTACAAGTTCTTCCGGGACGGCATCCGCCAGCTCATCTTCCGGCCGGGGCTCTCCGTGGAGGAGCTGGTCACCTTCACGCTCATCGCGCTGTCGGAGCCGGAGCGCGGCGCGGAGGACGTGCTGGCGCAGCTGTGGCGCGCGGGCATGGAGCACGTCGAGTACGTGGTGGTGGAGGGCTTCTCCATGGAGAACGCCTCCGAGGAGGAGGTCCAGGTCGAGGTCGACAAGGTGGTGGGCTACCTCTACTCCCGCCTCCAGACGAACTCGGACGACTACCTGCGCTTCGCGCGCGTGTCCGCGGAGGACCTGGACGCGAAGCTGGACGGCGTGGAGCAGATCCGCGGCCTCGTGGTGGGCGGACGGCACGCGTCGGACGAACTGAAGGCGAAGCTCCAGCGCGAGGTCATGGAGGAGGAGGGCTCGCGGCTGTTCCCCAAGCTGGTGAGCGCGGTGTTCCAGGTGGTGGAGGGCGGTGTCGACGACGGCAACCTGCTCGAGGAGATCTTCGTCCAGCTCCTGGACATGCTCCTGCTCCAGGACGACTTCGGCACCATCAACCAGATCGTCCTCAAGCTGCGCGCGCTGTCGCAGAAGGACGGCGCCCTGGGCCGGCTGCTGGAGCTCTTCCTGCACAAGATGGGCGAGGAGCAGCGGCTGATGCGCCTGGGCGAGTCGCTCAAGGGCATGCGGCCGAAGAACCCCGCGGACGTGATGCGCTACCTCCAGTCGCTGGATCGCGACTCCGTCATCCCCCTGCTGACGGTGCTGGAGACGCTGGAGATTCCGGAGAACCGCGCGCTCGTCTGCGACGCGCTGGCCCCCTTCGCCCGCGAGATGCCGGAGCCCTTCGTGTCGCGGCTCCTGTCGGACCGTCCGCAGACGGTGCGCGACATGGTGTACGTGCTGGAGAAGAGCAACCACCCGGACCGCATCAAGATGTTCGGGCAGGTGCTCAAGAGCCCCAACCTGGTGGTGAAGCTGGAGGTGATCGGCATCATCGGGCGCGGCCGCACCGGCGAGGCGCGCCGCCTCATCGCCGAGGCGCTCACGGACCCCATCGCCCAGGTGCGCATGACGGCGGCGCGCATGCTGCCGGAGTTCGACCGCGACAAGGCCTTCACGGACCTGATGCGCCTGGTGCGCGACCCCGGCTTCGAGAAGAAGAGCCCCGACGAGCGCATGGCGCTGTACCACGCGGTTGGTTCCACGGGGACCCCGGCGGCGCTCTCGCACATGCAGCAGCTGCTGGCGGTGAAGCCGTCCTTGCTCAACAAGAAGCGGGTGCTGGAGGAGAAGCTGCTCGCCATCAACGGCCTGGCGGGCGCGTGCTCCATCCAGAGCTACAAGATGTTGCAGACGGTCGTCGAGGATCGCGGCCAGCCGGTGGAGCTGCTCACGGCGGCGCGCAAGGCGATGTACCAGACACGCAAGACGCTGTTCGGTGATTCGGCGCTCCCCGAGGAGGCGTAG
- a CDS encoding HD-GYP domain-containing protein has translation MAENLKVTQSQDESTTEFGREHNEKLQALARSMVAGLYMLVRSVKMYDPENAVFEKPLHQLQDIINQIIGKEGRLELVGVKDSFYLNSMLVKVDLNSIENQRYLLSEMRSKDVGGFTLTKQVTVPELKNFVWIFSKEQSSTAEEDGLAGRKLLNMRVAKFSKLKEKLDKDMNDPGDQKVDRKKYAMTVYARAVFFIGKYLESVRAGKPINASKALRLVQDFVDISFEQKTHFLGMTTMKREHEYLVYHQVNVCLMSIVFGAELGLTKPQLRDLGYIALFHDAGMTTLPEELATKRGALTPEERVAVQRAPLISVRNILMEKGFSRSTLLRVVTTFEHKTDFGTAVRDSRGNIQMIIPKTNLGAYAKIIAICDAYDALTSKRPYRDAYGPEVALMLMWTEMRNKFDPELLEVFMRVMAIQPVKVLSKRQQTLSVSGL, from the coding sequence ATGGCCGAGAACCTGAAGGTCACCCAGAGCCAGGACGAGAGCACGACCGAGTTCGGGCGCGAGCACAACGAGAAGCTCCAGGCGCTCGCGCGCTCCATGGTCGCCGGCCTCTACATGCTGGTGCGCTCGGTGAAGATGTATGACCCCGAGAACGCCGTCTTCGAGAAGCCGCTGCACCAGCTCCAGGACATCATCAACCAGATCATCGGCAAGGAAGGCCGGCTGGAGCTGGTGGGCGTCAAGGACTCCTTCTACCTGAACAGCATGCTGGTGAAGGTGGACCTGAACTCCATCGAGAACCAGCGCTACCTGCTGTCGGAGATGCGCTCGAAGGACGTGGGCGGCTTCACCCTCACCAAGCAGGTGACGGTGCCCGAGCTGAAGAACTTCGTGTGGATCTTCAGCAAGGAGCAGTCGTCCACGGCCGAGGAGGACGGCCTCGCGGGGCGCAAGCTGCTCAACATGCGCGTGGCCAAGTTCTCCAAGCTCAAGGAGAAGCTGGACAAGGACATGAACGACCCGGGCGACCAGAAGGTCGACCGGAAGAAGTACGCGATGACCGTCTACGCGCGGGCGGTCTTCTTCATCGGCAAGTACCTGGAGTCGGTGCGCGCCGGAAAGCCCATCAACGCCTCCAAGGCGCTGCGGCTGGTGCAGGACTTCGTCGACATCTCCTTCGAGCAGAAGACGCACTTCCTGGGCATGACGACCATGAAGCGCGAGCACGAGTATCTGGTGTACCACCAGGTCAACGTGTGCCTGATGAGCATCGTCTTCGGCGCGGAGCTGGGGCTCACCAAGCCGCAGCTGCGGGACCTGGGCTACATCGCCCTCTTCCACGACGCGGGCATGACGACGCTGCCCGAGGAGCTGGCCACGAAGCGCGGCGCCCTGACGCCCGAGGAGCGCGTGGCCGTGCAGCGCGCGCCCCTCATCTCCGTGCGCAACATCCTCATGGAGAAGGGCTTCAGCCGCTCCACCCTGCTGCGCGTCGTCACCACGTTCGAGCACAAGACGGACTTCGGAACCGCCGTGCGCGACTCGCGCGGCAACATCCAGATGATCATCCCGAAGACGAACCTCGGGGCCTACGCGAAGATCATCGCCATCTGCGACGCCTACGACGCGCTCACCTCCAAGCGCCCCTACCGGGACGCCTATGGCCCGGAGGTCGCGCTCATGCTGATGTGGACGGAGATGCGCAACAAGTTCGACCCGGAGCTGCTCGAGGTCTTCATGCGCGTCATGGCCATCCAGCCGGTGAAGGTGCTGTCCAAGCGTCAGCAGACGCTCAGCGTGTCCGGCCTGTAG
- a CDS encoding RluA family pseudouridine synthase, translated as MAAPDTREHRAAPSARGERVDQYLAQAFPDLTRSRIRALIDDGHVLVEGRPVKAALRLRGGESLTLHVPAPVAAVPEAQELPLTLLHEDKDLVVVDKAAGMVVHPGAGHASGTLVNALLHRVKDLAGVGGELRPGIVHRLDKDTTGCLVVAKNEQALVALQKAFKTRAVEKTYLALVHGAPPAEGRIETLYGRHPVHRQRFTGKVKEGKPAITVYRVREVFDGAALVEVDLLTGRTHQIRVHLAEAGHPLLGDALYGAGRKAKGLAAEAQALVGRQALHAWRLSFAHPRSGKQLSLEAPIPADLAGALRLLRGASAQQEPPAAPARKKAPVKKAAKRATTGRTR; from the coding sequence GTGGCGGCACCCGACACCCGCGAGCATCGCGCCGCGCCCTCCGCTCGCGGAGAGCGCGTGGACCAGTATCTCGCGCAGGCGTTCCCCGACCTGACCCGCTCCCGCATCAGGGCCCTGATCGACGACGGCCATGTCCTCGTCGAAGGGCGACCCGTGAAGGCCGCGCTGCGGCTGCGAGGGGGCGAGTCGCTCACCCTCCATGTCCCCGCGCCCGTCGCCGCCGTCCCGGAGGCGCAGGAACTCCCGCTCACGCTGCTCCACGAGGACAAGGACCTCGTGGTGGTGGACAAGGCCGCGGGCATGGTGGTGCACCCCGGGGCCGGCCATGCCTCGGGCACGCTCGTCAACGCGCTGCTGCACCGGGTGAAGGACCTGGCGGGCGTGGGAGGCGAGCTGCGTCCGGGCATCGTCCACCGGCTCGACAAGGACACCACCGGCTGCCTCGTGGTGGCGAAGAACGAGCAGGCGCTCGTCGCGCTCCAGAAGGCCTTCAAGACGCGCGCGGTGGAGAAGACGTACCTCGCGCTCGTGCACGGCGCGCCGCCCGCGGAGGGGCGCATCGAGACGCTCTACGGCCGCCACCCCGTCCACCGGCAGCGCTTCACCGGCAAGGTGAAGGAGGGCAAGCCGGCCATCACCGTCTACCGCGTGCGAGAGGTGTTCGACGGCGCCGCCCTGGTGGAGGTGGACCTGCTCACAGGCCGCACGCATCAGATTCGCGTGCACCTGGCGGAGGCGGGGCACCCGCTGCTGGGGGACGCGCTCTACGGCGCGGGGCGCAAGGCCAAGGGGCTCGCGGCGGAGGCCCAGGCGCTCGTGGGACGGCAGGCCCTGCACGCCTGGCGGTTGTCCTTCGCGCACCCGCGCTCGGGCAAGCAGCTCTCGCTCGAGGCGCCCATCCCGGCGGACCTCGCCGGGGCCTTGCGGCTGTTGCGCGGGGCATCCGCCCAGCAGGAGCCTCCCGCCGCGCCCGCGCGGAAGAAGGCCCCGGTGAAGAAGGCGGCGAAGCGCGCGACTACAGGCCGGACACGCTGA
- a CDS encoding helix-turn-helix domain-containing protein, giving the protein MKPFAQQNYYELLEVPVTAPMDDIRAAYARLMELYAPDSIAVYALVDSDQVDALRARMTEAMEILTDADLRVEYDKDLGLSAQRLVEAVASPPSAVERAAESLSSAVAGDGRVPAETSGAAADEAPSARGDSSPSADAEEGSAKRKRTRGSASASEAPDGVNVTGPQDFRASFFTGFSLGYVTSSFQTSPVVGSAVDVSGVMSRAETAASGTSVDVPHAKAADATLVPASRGTASSDVSAGSTVAASPGTSAPAGEGGPESTAPQSAPGPVATTSSEATLAQPVSQGSAASQTASAAVASQTASQVPAASEAPSANVVAASQTASQGLAEAEAGSPAVISAVPPASASIPARPVSHGDAATTSDVPPSRPASEMEVATPTAVVASPQPVPQENAAPASAISAQPAAQPTPQVVTAPPVVEPTPVEGVAQREPMRPLSSELALARPVSRPTSGRHLGEAQVLSQDSAIATAEAAMAQVAARVREVRPRIPDIPSDAEFNGELLRRVREARGYTLQQVADRTRISSRHLENVEADRYTALPAQVYLRGILMNLARELGLDPLRVSRSYLALASEKTGKK; this is encoded by the coding sequence ATGAAGCCCTTCGCGCAGCAGAACTACTACGAGCTCCTGGAGGTCCCTGTCACCGCGCCGATGGACGACATCCGCGCCGCATATGCGCGGTTGATGGAGCTGTATGCGCCGGACTCCATCGCCGTGTACGCGCTCGTGGACTCCGACCAGGTGGACGCGCTGCGCGCCCGGATGACCGAGGCGATGGAGATCCTCACCGACGCCGACCTGCGCGTCGAATACGACAAGGACCTGGGGCTGTCCGCGCAGCGCCTCGTGGAAGCGGTGGCGAGCCCTCCGTCCGCGGTGGAGCGCGCGGCGGAGTCGCTCTCGAGCGCCGTGGCGGGCGATGGGCGCGTCCCGGCGGAGACGTCCGGAGCGGCGGCCGACGAGGCCCCGAGCGCGCGTGGCGATTCGAGTCCATCCGCGGACGCGGAGGAGGGGAGCGCGAAGCGGAAGCGGACCCGTGGCTCGGCGTCCGCGTCCGAGGCCCCGGATGGCGTCAACGTGACGGGGCCCCAGGACTTCCGAGCCAGCTTCTTCACGGGCTTCTCACTGGGGTATGTGACGAGCTCCTTCCAGACGTCTCCGGTGGTCGGAAGCGCGGTGGATGTCTCCGGGGTGATGTCTCGCGCGGAGACGGCCGCGAGCGGGACTTCGGTGGACGTGCCCCACGCGAAGGCCGCCGATGCGACCCTGGTTCCCGCTTCGCGAGGGACGGCGTCGTCCGATGTGAGCGCCGGTTCGACGGTGGCGGCTTCTCCCGGGACGTCCGCTCCAGCGGGCGAGGGTGGGCCCGAGAGCACCGCACCCCAGTCCGCTCCTGGCCCCGTGGCCACGACCTCGAGCGAGGCCACCCTGGCGCAGCCCGTTTCCCAGGGCTCGGCCGCTTCGCAGACCGCCTCAGCGGCGGTTGCGTCGCAGACCGCCTCTCAGGTGCCGGCCGCGTCGGAGGCCCCCTCCGCGAATGTGGTCGCCGCGTCGCAGACCGCCTCCCAGGGCCTGGCAGAGGCGGAAGCCGGTTCCCCCGCGGTCATCTCGGCGGTGCCTCCAGCGAGCGCGTCCATCCCGGCACGGCCCGTCTCCCATGGCGATGCCGCCACCACCTCCGACGTGCCGCCATCGCGGCCCGCTTCCGAGATGGAGGTCGCGACTCCGACCGCCGTCGTCGCGTCGCCTCAGCCCGTCCCCCAGGAGAACGCCGCTCCAGCGAGCGCGATCAGCGCGCAACCGGCCGCGCAGCCCACCCCCCAGGTCGTGACGGCCCCGCCTGTGGTCGAACCGACCCCGGTGGAGGGCGTGGCGCAGCGCGAGCCGATGCGGCCGCTGTCCTCGGAGCTCGCCCTGGCGCGCCCGGTGTCCCGTCCGACGAGTGGGCGCCATCTCGGCGAGGCGCAGGTGTTGTCCCAGGACTCGGCCATCGCCACGGCCGAAGCCGCGATGGCGCAGGTGGCCGCGCGCGTTCGCGAGGTGCGCCCCCGCATCCCGGACATCCCCTCGGACGCCGAGTTCAACGGCGAGCTGCTGCGTCGTGTCCGCGAGGCTCGCGGCTACACCCTCCAGCAGGTGGCCGACCGCACCCGCATCTCCTCCCGGCACCTCGAGAACGTCGAGGCGGACCGCTACACCGCGCTCCCGGCCCAGGTGTACCTGCGCGGTATCCTCATGAACCTCGCGCGGGAGCTGGGGCTGGATCCGCTCCGGGTCTCCAGGAGCTACCTGGCCTTGGCTTCTGAGAAGACGGGCAAGAAGTAA
- a CDS encoding P-loop NTPase, which yields MSKPSRAPLAEARALGTPIPEARVSAPPGLGSRPRPKRIIAVGGGKGGIGKSMVSANLGVALAQAGMNVLLVDADLGGANLHTCLGVGQPEATLSDFLRKNKSRLEDVIVPTGVPRLSLIAGAQDALDAANLKYAQKQKLLKTLLGASADYLILDLGAGTSFNTIDFFIMADHGLLVVLPEPTSVENAYRFAKAAFFRRLQAMETEYGIQDLVDSALTTREGSLRTLHDVLAQVRRKDPVGAEKLERELAAFRIRLIVNQARTDADSSVGAAVASAWKKFFGIDMDDLGAIRYDDEAWRAVRKRRPVLIERPDSPAATAIQRIASRLLALDGSDTSPTP from the coding sequence ATGTCGAAGCCCTCGCGAGCGCCCCTGGCCGAAGCCCGTGCCCTAGGGACCCCGATCCCCGAAGCGCGTGTCTCCGCACCGCCGGGGCTGGGAAGTCGTCCGCGCCCCAAGCGCATCATCGCGGTGGGAGGCGGCAAGGGCGGCATCGGCAAGTCCATGGTCTCCGCCAACCTGGGCGTGGCCCTGGCGCAGGCGGGGATGAACGTGCTGCTGGTGGACGCGGACCTCGGTGGCGCCAACCTGCACACGTGCCTGGGGGTGGGGCAGCCGGAGGCGACGCTTTCCGACTTCCTGCGCAAGAACAAGTCACGGCTGGAGGACGTCATCGTCCCCACGGGCGTGCCCAGGCTTTCGTTGATCGCCGGCGCGCAGGACGCGCTGGACGCGGCGAACCTCAAGTACGCGCAGAAGCAGAAGCTGCTCAAGACGCTGCTCGGGGCGTCGGCGGACTACCTCATCCTCGACCTGGGCGCCGGGACGAGCTTCAACACCATCGACTTCTTCATCATGGCGGACCACGGGTTGCTGGTGGTGCTGCCCGAGCCGACGTCGGTGGAGAACGCGTACCGCTTCGCCAAGGCGGCGTTCTTCCGCAGGCTGCAGGCGATGGAGACCGAGTACGGCATCCAGGACCTGGTGGACAGCGCGCTGACCACGCGCGAGGGTTCGCTGCGCACGCTGCACGACGTGCTCGCGCAGGTACGGCGCAAGGACCCGGTGGGCGCGGAGAAGTTGGAGCGGGAGCTGGCGGCGTTCCGCATCCGGCTCATCGTCAACCAGGCGCGCACGGACGCGGACTCGAGCGTGGGGGCCGCGGTGGCCTCCGCCTGGAAGAAGTTCTTCGGCATCGACATGGATGACCTCGGGGCCATCCGGTATGACGACGAGGCGTGGCGCGCGGTGCGCAAGCGTCGCCCCGTCCTCATCGAACGACCCGACTCCCCGGCTGCTACCGCCATTCAGCGCATCGCCTCGCGACTGCTCGCCCTCGACGGCTCCGACACCTCGCCTACCCCATGA
- a CDS encoding polysaccharide lyase 6 family protein, producing MAFVVTTFSLLLSAACSGNGAGDETVPVDEPTPPDEGTPAPSPGAGDPEPAPTPGEPEPTPGEPAPSPDPGPGPVDPGPTDPEPPPVPPEQADVLPTPKRTLTASNLSELRSMIAAAIPGDRIEVADGAYTNQTPIEVSVRGTQQDPIVITAKSVGGVTIGGASGFHVEDAAHVILRGFKLTHAVKEGDVALRVVGSTHVRVTRNEFAIKDTTSTSTWMRLEGAGSANNRIDHNSFHDKTSSNVFLAVYGNAPDGSVGMSQNDRIDHNHFHKLTLDSEGGECLRIGDSKRGPISAHTLVEANLFEQCNGDPEVISNKSSENVFRGNTLRNNKGSLVLRHGNKNVVDGNFILNNAGGLRVYGHDHLITNNYIEGSTGTGAQGTIVLSSGCTEEDTGLGTDCSVANRVTVAFNTLVGNRPTHLVIGSSDSRRPIPARDLRVENNLLVGEEGTLVDFERAPEGFTAIGNILWGAASPGDMPSAGYVRVAPQLVRAADGLMRPSASSPVIGAARTSTGGSSPTTDMDGQARSGALDVGADQAASSPALRRPLTATDVGPRAP from the coding sequence ATGGCATTCGTGGTCACGACGTTCTCACTGCTGCTGTCCGCGGCCTGCAGCGGTAACGGGGCGGGAGATGAGACCGTGCCCGTTGACGAGCCCACCCCCCCTGACGAGGGCACCCCTGCCCCCTCCCCTGGAGCCGGCGATCCGGAACCCGCCCCCACTCCCGGCGAGCCCGAGCCCACCCCTGGTGAGCCTGCCCCCTCTCCCGACCCCGGCCCCGGTCCTGTCGACCCCGGCCCAACGGATCCCGAGCCTCCACCGGTTCCTCCCGAACAGGCGGATGTCCTGCCCACCCCCAAGCGAACGCTCACCGCGAGCAACCTCAGCGAGCTGCGGAGCATGATTGCCGCCGCCATCCCGGGTGACCGCATCGAGGTCGCCGACGGCGCCTACACCAATCAGACCCCCATCGAGGTATCGGTCCGGGGGACGCAACAGGACCCCATCGTCATCACCGCGAAGAGCGTGGGCGGAGTGACCATCGGTGGAGCCTCGGGCTTCCATGTGGAAGACGCCGCCCATGTCATCCTGCGGGGCTTCAAGTTGACCCACGCGGTGAAAGAGGGAGACGTCGCGCTGAGAGTCGTCGGCTCGACGCACGTTCGCGTCACCAGGAACGAGTTCGCCATCAAGGACACGACGTCCACCAGCACCTGGATGCGGCTCGAGGGCGCGGGCAGCGCCAACAACCGCATCGACCACAACTCCTTCCACGACAAGACCAGCTCCAATGTCTTCCTCGCCGTCTATGGCAATGCGCCGGACGGAAGCGTGGGCATGTCGCAGAACGACCGCATCGACCACAACCACTTCCACAAGCTGACCCTCGACAGCGAGGGTGGCGAGTGTCTGCGCATCGGCGACAGCAAGCGCGGCCCCATCAGCGCGCACACCCTGGTGGAGGCCAACCTCTTCGAGCAGTGCAACGGTGACCCCGAGGTCATCTCCAACAAGAGCTCGGAGAACGTCTTCCGCGGCAACACCCTGCGCAACAACAAGGGCTCGCTGGTGCTGCGCCATGGCAACAAGAACGTGGTGGATGGCAACTTCATCCTGAACAACGCGGGGGGACTGCGCGTCTACGGCCACGACCACCTCATCACCAACAACTACATCGAGGGCAGCACCGGCACGGGCGCCCAGGGCACCATCGTCCTCAGCAGCGGCTGCACCGAGGAGGACACGGGCCTGGGCACGGACTGCAGCGTGGCCAACCGGGTGACGGTGGCCTTCAACACCCTGGTGGGCAACCGGCCGACCCACCTGGTCATCGGCTCCTCCGATTCACGGCGGCCCATTCCGGCTCGGGACCTGCGCGTCGAGAACAACCTCCTCGTCGGTGAGGAGGGGACGTTGGTGGACTTCGAGCGGGCTCCCGAAGGCTTCACCGCCATCGGCAACATCCTCTGGGGCGCGGCCTCGCCCGGCGACATGCCCTCCGCGGGCTACGTGAGGGTGGCTCCCCAACTGGTGCGCGCGGCGGATGGCCTCATGCGCCCGTCCGCCTCGAGCCCGGTCATCGGCGCGGCGCGCACCTCCACCGGCGGATCGAGCCCCACCACGGACATGGATGGACAGGCGCGCTCCGGCGCGCTGGACGTGGGCGCGGACCAGGCGGCGAGCAGCCCGGCCCTTCGCCGTCCACTCACCGCCACGGACGTCGGACCTCGAGCCCCCTAG
- a CDS encoding heparinase II/III family protein, which produces MGGVLLLGLLTHCGHKKEPSRELDSAEVLNIACGREDANPAQQKGCKGSACVVGGHPFGKEVAYLWLDEGDLAQADLLLKDTWPVPRFDPIHLPMPLTWTEDPYGEKFWRYVFYGLRPTAHLLWAFRETGDRRYRDKLMEIFRSFADNKQNSVFSQDKHGTAYRAMVLINSYWKLKHADALGSQDQTLLERLILEDARFLADPGNFEAGFNHGFAEATALLLIAENFPYFEDALRWRELALARYEGLLADIIGSDGFVIENSAYYQFYVFTQAYQLAQWARAYGLELPAQVAPVLERMARFAAYIVQPDGHIPMLGASQRLLVRKHQPVLLARMGAVFPELGHMLTAGMCGSAPTERLAVFSSSGLAVLRSSFDTALDYQAQTHVVFDMGPYRTDHSHLDALNVVLYSAGRTLLTDSGMFTEEPGDEETYFRSTRAHNTVTVDGLDQRDGNASPSLSAQGNPWLYQSGFHALYEGVRHWRAVMLLEKDVVLVFDQLISEGSHRFEQRWHFQPDLTVSTQGVSAFVTDATGKRVLQVTQALPEGLSATTVRGATKPYDGWYSEDYEVRKASTVLVYLREGARAHYGTLFTSGLNALSPAHVSVLPGQDEMEVRACAAGRGYRIRVWRPAETDEAVTVTTTPESCERADTGAP; this is translated from the coding sequence GTGGGTGGTGTCTTGCTTCTTGGGCTGCTCACGCACTGCGGGCACAAGAAGGAGCCGTCGAGGGAGCTCGACTCGGCCGAGGTGCTGAACATCGCCTGCGGGCGGGAGGACGCCAACCCGGCGCAGCAGAAGGGCTGCAAGGGGAGCGCGTGCGTCGTGGGGGGCCACCCGTTCGGAAAGGAGGTGGCCTACCTGTGGTTGGACGAGGGCGACCTGGCGCAAGCGGACCTGCTGCTCAAGGACACCTGGCCGGTTCCCCGGTTCGACCCCATCCACCTGCCGATGCCGCTGACCTGGACGGAGGACCCCTACGGCGAGAAGTTCTGGCGCTACGTCTTCTACGGGTTGCGGCCCACGGCCCACCTCCTGTGGGCCTTCCGGGAGACGGGTGACCGGCGCTACCGCGACAAGCTCATGGAGATCTTCAGGAGCTTCGCCGACAACAAGCAGAACTCCGTCTTCAGCCAGGACAAACACGGCACCGCGTACCGGGCCATGGTGCTCATCAATTCATACTGGAAGCTCAAGCACGCGGACGCCCTCGGATCGCAGGACCAGACGCTGCTCGAGCGGCTCATCCTCGAGGATGCGCGCTTCCTGGCGGACCCGGGGAACTTCGAGGCCGGCTTCAACCACGGGTTCGCCGAAGCGACGGCGCTGCTGCTCATCGCGGAGAACTTCCCGTACTTCGAGGACGCGCTCCGGTGGCGTGAGCTGGCGCTCGCCCGCTACGAGGGGCTGCTCGCGGACATCATCGGCTCGGACGGCTTCGTCATCGAGAACTCGGCCTACTACCAGTTCTACGTCTTCACCCAGGCGTATCAGCTCGCGCAGTGGGCGCGGGCGTACGGTCTGGAGCTGCCCGCGCAGGTGGCGCCCGTGCTGGAGCGGATGGCGCGCTTCGCCGCCTATATCGTGCAGCCCGATGGGCACATCCCCATGCTCGGGGCGAGTCAGCGTCTGCTGGTTCGCAAGCACCAACCGGTGTTGCTCGCGAGGATGGGCGCGGTCTTCCCCGAGCTGGGCCACATGCTGACGGCGGGCATGTGCGGCAGCGCGCCCACCGAGCGCCTCGCCGTCTTCTCGAGTTCGGGACTGGCGGTGCTGCGCTCCTCGTTCGACACTGCCCTGGACTACCAGGCACAGACGCACGTGGTGTTCGACATGGGGCCCTACCGCACGGACCACAGCCACCTCGATGCCCTCAATGTGGTCCTCTACTCGGCCGGCCGCACGCTGCTGACCGACTCCGGGATGTTCACCGAGGAGCCGGGAGACGAGGAGACCTACTTCCGCAGCACCCGCGCCCACAACACGGTGACGGTGGATGGGCTGGACCAGCGGGATGGGAACGCCAGCCCCAGCCTGTCAGCGCAGGGGAACCCGTGGCTCTACCAGTCCGGCTTCCACGCGCTCTACGAAGGGGTGCGCCACTGGCGCGCGGTCATGCTGCTGGAGAAGGACGTGGTCCTCGTGTTCGACCAGCTCATCTCGGAAGGCTCGCACCGCTTCGAGCAGCGCTGGCACTTTCAGCCGGACCTCACCGTCTCCACGCAAGGCGTCTCCGCGTTCGTCACGGACGCGACGGGCAAGCGCGTCCTCCAGGTCACCCAGGCCCTGCCGGAGGGGCTGTCCGCCACCACGGTGCGTGGAGCCACGAAGCCGTACGATGGCTGGTACTCGGAGGACTACGAGGTGCGCAAGGCGTCGACGGTGCTCGTCTACCTCCGCGAGGGCGCCCGGGCCCACTATGGGACGCTCTTCACGAGTGGACTGAATGCCCTGTCGCCGGCCCATGTCTCCGTCCTGCCCGGGCAGGACGAGATGGAGGTGCGCGCTTGCGCGGCGGGCCGCGGCTACCGCATCCGGGTGTGGCGGCCAGCCGAAACGGACGAGGCCGTCACGGTCACCACCACACCCGAATCATGTGAGCGAGCGGATACAGGCGCGCCCTAG